The Caldicellulosiruptor obsidiansis OB47 genome segment AAACTTCTTTTTGAAAATCCTAAGGATGTTTATCTTTTGGTGAGCAAAATTATAAACTATAGTTGGGCGAACGAAATACGTGAAAGCTCAATTGAAATAAAAAAGACAAATTACATTACAAAGGAATTTTCGCAAGTAGAAGCAGATGTTGTAGCAAAAGCAAGGCTAAAAGACAGAGATATATATTTTTATATATTGATAGAAAATCAATCAACTATAGCAAAAGACATGCCTGAAAGGTTATTACGATATATGATTTCGATATGGGCAGAGGAAATACGAAATGGTGTTGAAAAACTGCCAGCTATTATTCCTATTGTAGTTTACAACGGGCTTGATAGAAGATGGGAAGTACCCACAGATATAGTTGGAGCATTTGATATTTTTAAGGATGATATTTTTAAGTACAAAGTTGTAGATATCGCTCAAGTTGACATTAAAAATTATTTAGAAGAGGAAGATGTTTTAACACCAATAATTTTCTATTTAGAACAGGTGAGGAATGACAGTAATGAATTAATTTGCAGATTACAAGAAATTGCTCAAAGCTTAATGAAGCTGAGTTTTAATAATATCGAAAGGTTTTTACTATGGTCACAGCATGTTATAAGACCAAGATTAGGAGAGAAGCAAAAGAAAGAATATGACAAGATTGTTGAGAGAGTAAAGCAAAAGGGGGTGGAGGTAATGGGTGAGTTTGTGTCAAATGTGGCAAGACTTTTGGATGAAACAAAAACAAAAGAGTTTTTAGCAGGAATTCAACAGGGAATTCAACAAGGTATTCAGCAAGAGAGAATAGAGACAGCAAAAAGAATGATTCAGTTAGGAATTTCGTATGAGGTCATCTCTAAGGCAACGAACCTTAGTATTGAGGAGATTGAAAAAATAGCACGCGAACAGATTAACTAAAGCTTAGACGACTTGAGAAACTTTATACACACAATTTCTTGCACAATGTATTTTAAAGTGCTATACTAAAAAGTGAAAAATTAAATATAGTGGTTTTAAGGGGGAGCTGAGCGGGGCAAAGCTCGGCTGAGAGTAGGCACTAAAAATCCCTGTGCCTTGACCCTTTGAACCTGATCCGGGTAATGCCGGCGAAGGGAGAAAACAGCGTTTAAGAGCCTTTAATGCAAAATAGTCCGGCATTAAAGGCTTTTTGTTTTGGAAAAAATAAAGTCTCCCACCATCAAAAGCTTTTCAAACAATAATTTTAAATTGGCTACCGGCAAAGGCGGCCTTTTGTTTTAAAGGAGGTGAAAGTCTTGATAAGGGTAAATGACAAAGAGATGGAGTTTTGCGGGAATGTTCTTGAGCTTTTGCTAAGTCTTAATTTAAATCCTCAAGTCTGTGCAGTTTTAGTCAATGGCGAAATTGTGAAAAAAAAGTTGTGGGAAAATTTATTGCTCAAAGACGGAGATTATGTTGAAATTGTCAGCTTTGTAGGCGGTGGTTAAGTGCTTCAAGTTTTGCAAGTTTAAAAACTATACGCAGAAAGGAGACGATTGATATGTTCGAGGTAGGTGGCAAGACCCTCAAATCAAGACTTTTTGTTGGCACAGGAAAGCTTCCTGACTACTCACTTATTGAAAAAATGTACTATGAGGCAGGGGTAGAAGTTTTTGCAGTAGCTGTGAGACGAATTGGGCCTAACACTAAGCATACCAAAAATGTGTTAGAATATATCCCTAAAGATGCAATAATCATGGTAAATACTTCAGGTGCGCAGGACCATAAAGAGGCTGTAAAGATTGCAATGATAGGAAGAGAGCTTACAAATTCCAACTGGGTAAAGGTTGAGATTGAAAAAGACACAAAGTATCTTTTCCCGGACAGTATTGAGACTTTGAAAGCCTGTGAAATTCTTGTAAAAGAAGGGTTCAAAGTATTTCCGTATATATACCCAGATTTAAATCTTGCAAAAGAACTTGAACAAATTGGTGTTGAGGCTGTCATGCCGCTTGGCTCACCAATTGGGACAAACAAAGGTATAGGTTGTGAAGTGCTTTTAAAACCAATTATAAACGAGATAAAAATCCCTGTCATAATTGATGCTGGGATAGGAAGACCATCTCACGCGGCAAAGGCTATGGAGATGGGAGCTGATGCTGTGCTTATCAACACAGCAATTGCAACATCTTCAGACCCTGTGAAAATGGCTTTAGCATTTTCTAAAGCTGTTGAGGCAGGAAGGCTTGCTTTTGAGGTTGGACTTTTGAAAGAATATGAGTATGCTCAAGCATCATCACCTTTGGAAGATTTTATAACA includes the following:
- a CDS encoding Rpn family recombination-promoting nuclease/putative transposase, with the translated sequence MDNENKEKLPAKEHDSTFKLLFENPKDVYLLVSKIINYSWANEIRESSIEIKKTNYITKEFSQVEADVVAKARLKDRDIYFYILIENQSTIAKDMPERLLRYMISIWAEEIRNGVEKLPAIIPIVVYNGLDRRWEVPTDIVGAFDIFKDDIFKYKVVDIAQVDIKNYLEEEDVLTPIIFYLEQVRNDSNELICRLQEIAQSLMKLSFNNIERFLLWSQHVIRPRLGEKQKKEYDKIVERVKQKGVEVMGEFVSNVARLLDETKTKEFLAGIQQGIQQGIQQERIETAKRMIQLGISYEVISKATNLSIEEIEKIAREQIN
- the thiS gene encoding sulfur carrier protein ThiS; the encoded protein is MIRVNDKEMEFCGNVLELLLSLNLNPQVCAVLVNGEIVKKKLWENLLLKDGDYVEIVSFVGGG
- a CDS encoding thiazole synthase — protein: MFEVGGKTLKSRLFVGTGKLPDYSLIEKMYYEAGVEVFAVAVRRIGPNTKHTKNVLEYIPKDAIIMVNTSGAQDHKEAVKIAMIGRELTNSNWVKVEIEKDTKYLFPDSIETLKACEILVKEGFKVFPYIYPDLNLAKELEQIGVEAVMPLGSPIGTNKGIGCEVLLKPIINEIKIPVIIDAGIGRPSHAAKAMEMGADAVLINTAIATSSDPVKMALAFSKAVEAGRLAFEVGLLKEYEYAQASSPLEDFITG